The Rhodopirellula halodulae genomic sequence GGCTTCCACCGCCCGGTGATGCTGACCGTTACCCGACTAAGAACCTATCCGAAAACCCCGAGTCTGCTGTAGATGAAGTAGGCAAACGCGAGGTGAAGACCGGCGATGTGATTCTGAACGTTTTTGTCCCATCGAATGAGGATGGCTCGAAAGCGATTGAGCCAACCATGAGTTCTTTCAACCACCCACCGCCGAGGACGCTCGCCAGAGGCTCT encodes the following:
- a CDS encoding transposase gives rise to the protein LDKAYDSTAVRELIESVYGYTSHIRSRGEEKRELDRASGERPRRWVVERTHGWLNRFRAILIRWDKNVQNHIAGLHLAFAYFIYSRLGVFG